The genomic DNA CCGCCTGCACAATCAGCGCCGTACTCGCCCGCGTCCCATAACTCTGGCTGGCAATAAACACACTCGACAGCAATGACTCAGTCGCCAGCCCGACGCCGGTATCCGGCAACTCGGCAAACGGCGCCGTCTGCGCATCGCTCAATATGTCCAGCAACCGCGCAGGCGTCGGATCCTCCAGCACCGCGCTCAACGCCGCCTTGGCCTTGAGCAACTTCGGCCACGGCGTATCCAGCCCGGCATTGGATAACCCATAGACCCCGGGCTCCAGCATCACCGCCTCAGACATCCGCGCATTGAAATGCCAGAGTTCATGGCTGTTGCCGAGCAGTAGATTGAACCCGGCATACTCCGGCGAGCGACCGACCACATCGCTCAAATAGTCATCAATCGACAGATCACCGGTGAGAAATCGCGCCACCAACTCGCCCCGCGACTTGCGCGCTGGCGGCTGATGCGGATCACGGATGTTGGTCAGCGCAGCCAAACGCCCATTGGCGCCGATCCCAAGCCAAGTCCCGCCGGCCTCAAGATCACGTCCGGCATGCACGTGCGGCGCCTCTGGCCATTGCGCTAGCGGCAGGCTGGGTCGGGCGTAGAACTCGTCACGGTTGGCCGCGACGATCAACGGCTGGGCATGGCCGGGGCGCCAGGCAAAAACAATCAGGCACATAAGGTGATCCTTGTGTGTTTTTTGCTCACTCTACGCATCCGGCGTCCGTGCATCCATCGCCAGTGGAGCACAAGGCTATGCATCCGTTACCATGCCGCTCCGGTTTTGGGATGCGTCTGGGAGAAGGACATGGAATTTCTGCTCTATCTGGCGCTCGGCGCCTGTGCTGGCGTGCTGGCCGGGCTGTTCGGCGTCGGTGGTGGGATCATCATTGTCCCGGTGCTGGTGTTCAGTTTTACCTTGCAGGGCTTTGACCAGTCGATTCTGACCCACCTGGCGGTCGGCACGTCGCTGGCGACGATCATCTTCACTTCGGTCAACGCGGTGCGGGAGCATCACCGTCGTGGCGCGGTGCGCTGGCCGATCTTCATGTGGATGACCGTGGGCATTTTGCTTGGCGCCGGTTTTGGTGCGTTGACGGCCGAAGCGATTTCCGGGCCCAACCTGCAAAAAATCATTGGTGTGTTCGCCTTGGTGATCGCCGTGCAGTTGGCGCTGGACGTCAAACCCAAGGCCAGCCGAACCGTGCCGGGCAAACTCGGTCTGACCGTGGCCGGCAGTGTGATTGGCTGGGCGTCGGCGATTTTCGGCATTGGCGGCGGCTCGCTGACCGTGCCGTTCCTGACCTGGCGCAGCGTGCCGATGCAGCAGGCCGTGGCGACATCTTCGGCCTGCGGTTTGCCGATTGCCCTGGCCAGTGCATCAAGTTTCATGATTCTGGGCTGGCATGATCCGTTGCTGCCGGCCCATAGTCTCGGTTTTGTTTATTTGCCGGCGCTGTTGGGCATTGCCCTGACCAGCATGGTGTTCGCCCGTCTCGGCGCGCGTTTGGCGCACAGGTTGTCGCCGCGCTTGCTGAAACGGCTATTCGCCGCTTTGCTGTTCTGCGTGGGTTTAAGCTTTCTGCTTTGATCGCGTCGCAATCCTGGCTTAATCCTGAGGTGGCAGCGTCGCCCGGGAATTCTGCTTTCAACTCTAACGAGGAGTCGCAATGCTGCCTTACCCGCAGATCGACCCGGTGGCCCTGGCCATCGGTCCGCTGAAAATCCATTGGTACGGTCTGATGTACCTCGTCGGCATTGGCGGTGCGTGGCTGCTGGCGTCGCGCCGGCTCAACCGTTTCGATCCGACCTGGTCCAAGGAGAAGCTCTCCGATCTGATCTTCTGGCTGTCGATGGGCGTGATTGTCGGCGGACGTCTGGGCTATGTGCTGTTCTACGACCTGAGCGCTTACCTGGCCAACCCGACGCTGATTTTCGAAGTGTGGAAGGGCGGCATGTCGTTCCACGGCGGTTTCATCGGCGTCATGCTGGCGGCCTTGTGGTTCGGCAAGCGCAATGGCAAGTCGTTCTTCCAGTTGATGGACTTCGTCGCGCCGATGGTGCCGATCGGTCTGGGCGCCGGGCGTATCGGCAACTTCATCAACGCCGAACTGTGGGGCAAGGCGACCGACGTGCCGTGGGCCATGGTCTTCCCGCCGTTCAGCGACCCGGCGCAACTGCCGCGTCACCCCTCGCAGCTGTATCAGTTCGCGCTCGAAGGCGTGGCGCTGTTCCTGATCCTGTGGATTTTCTCGCGCAAGCCGCGCCCGACCATGGCCGTTTCCGGCATGTTCGCGCTGTTCTACGGCATCTTCCGATTCATCGTCGAGTTCGTCCGCGTCCCGGATGCGCAACTGGGCTATCTGGCCTGGAACTGGCTGACCATGGGCCAGGTACTCTGCGTACCGATGATTGTCGGCGGGCTGTTCCTGATCTGGCTGGCCTATCGTCGCGCGCCGGCGGCACCGCTCGCTCCGACGGCTTAAACTACGAACCCCGGCGCGCGACGCCGGGGCTCTAAGGACACAGGTAACTCATGAAGCAATATCTCGAACTGGTCTCGCACGTTATCCAGAACGGCACCAAACAGGCCAACCGCACCGGCATCAACACCATCAGTTTCCCGGGGGCGATGCTGCGTTTCGATCTGCAGGAAGGTTTCCCGGCGATCACCACGCGCAAAATGGCCTTCAAATCGGCCATCGGCGAGATGTGCGGCTTTCTGCGTGGCGTGAACAATGCCGCGCAATTCCGTGAGCTGGGCTGCAAGGTCTGGGACCAGAACGCCAACGAAAACGCCCAGTGGCTGGCCAACCCGTTCCGTCAGGGCGACGACGACCTCGGCGAAATCTACGGCGTGCAATGGCGCAAGTGGCCGGCGTACAAACAGATCCCGCTGAGCAACACAGCGGCCATCGAACAAACGTTGAGCAATGGCTACAAGCAGATCGCTCAAGGCGAGGAAGACGGCCAGGCCTACGTGGTGCTGTACAAAGCCATCGATCAGGTGCGCCAGTGTGTCGACACGATCATCAAGGATCCGGGCAGCCGTCGCATTCTGTTCCACGGCTGGAACTGCGCCCAGCTCGATGAAATGGCCTTGCCGCCGTGCCATCTGCTGTACCAGTTCCACCCGAATGTCGAGACCAAAGAGATTTCTCTGACCCTCTACATCCGCTCCAACGACCTGGGTCTGGGCACGCCGTTCAACCTCACCGAAGGCGCCGCGCTGCTGAGCCTGATCGGTCGCCTGACCGGTTACACGCCGCGCTGGTTCACCTATTTCATCGGTGACGCCCACGTCTACGAAAACCATCTGGACATGCTCAACGAGCAGCTCAAGCGCGAGCCGTTCGCGATGCCGAAGCTGAAAATCTCCGATCGCGTGCCGGAGTTTGCCAAGACGGGCGTGTATCAGCCGGAGTGGCTGGAACTGGTCGAGCCGAGTGATTTTTCGCTGGAAGGCTACGAGCATCACGCGCCGATGACTGCGCCAATGGCGGTCTAAGCCACAACGCAGTAACCCTTGTGGGAGCGGGCTTGCTCGCGAAAGCGGTGTATCAGTTAACGATGATGTCGACTGATACGCCGCTTTCGCGAGCAAGCCCGCTCCCACATTGGTTATCGGGTGTTCTTAATGGCCGTGGCTACGGCCCACATGGGAATGCTCAACCTCCGTCGCCACAACCCCGCCACTCACTTCCAGCCGCTGCAAAATCCCGCACTGATCGGCCCCCGGCCCTTCGCCACAGCGTTGGCGCAGGTCGAGCAACTGTGTCTGTAACGCCAATAGCCCATCAATCCGCGCCTTCACATGCTGGATGTGCTCGTCGATCAGGGTGTTAACGCTTTCGCACTGATCCTGCGGGCTGTCACGCATGGCCAGCAGGCTGCGGATTTCTTCGAGGGTCATGTCGAGGGTGCGGCAGTTGCGGATGAAGGTCAGGCGTTCGGCGTGAGCCTGGGTGTAGACGCGGTAGTTGCCGTCGCTGCGGGCCGGCTCCGGCAGCAGGTTTTCGCGTTCGTAGTAGCGGATGGTTTCCACGGCGCAGTCGGTGAGTTTGGCCAGTTCTCCGATCTTCATCTCGGCAATCTCCAAAAGGGTGCTTGACCCTATAGTGGCTACAGGGTCTTTACTTGGCAACAGGCACCTTCATGGACGCGACCCGATGAGCGATTCTCAGCACTCCCATAAGCCCGGTGACGGGCACGATCATGGCCACAGCCATAAATTGCAGCCTGTGCATAAACATGACCACGGCGGCGATTCCTGCTGCGCGTCGAAAGCGGCGGCACCTGCGCTGGTGCAACTGAGCGAGGCGAAAAGCGCCGACGCCCGACTGAGCAGCTTCCGCATCGAGGCGATGGACTGCCCGACCGAGCAGACGCTGATCCAGAACAAGCTCGGCAAACTCGCCGGCGTTGAGCAATTGGAATTCAACCTGATCAACCGCGTGCTCGGCGTGACCCACACGCTGCCGGGTACCGAGCCCATCACCGAGGCGATCAAATCCCTCGGCATGCACGCCGAACCGCTGGAGACGGGCGTCGAAACCCCAACTGCTGCGCCGGTGAAAAAACACTGGTGGCCGTTGGCGCTGTCCGGTGTCGGAGCGCTTGCCGCCGAAGTCATCCACTTCACCAACGCCGCGCCGACCTGGGTGGTGGCGATCATTGCGCTGGTGTCGATCCTCAGCGGCGGCCTGAGCACTTACAAAAAGGGCTGGATCGCCCTGAAGAACCGCAACCTCAACATCAACGCGCTGATGAGTATCGCCGTGACCGGTGCCATCCTCATCGGCCAGTGGCCGGAAGCGGCGATGGTGATGTTCCTGTTCACCGTGGCCGAGCTGATCGAAGCGCGTTCGCTGGACCGTGCGCGTAACGCCATCGGCGGCCTGATGCAGATGACGCCCGAGCAGGCCACCGTGCAGCAGGCCGACGGCACTTGGCTAGAACAGGAGGTTAAAAGCGTCGAACTCGGTGCCCGCGTGCGGGTAAAACCCGGCGAGCGCATCGCGCTGGACGGTGAAGTCGTCAGCGGCAGTTCGACCATCGATCAGGCACCGATCACCGGTGAGAGCCTGCCGATAGAGAAAACCGTGGGCGATAAAGTCTTCGCCGGCACCATCAACCAGGCGGGTTCGCTGGAATACACCGTGACCGCAGCGGCGAACAACTCGACGCTGGCGCGCATCATCCACGCCGTCGAACAAGCCCAGGGTGCGCGGGCGCCGACCCAGCGCTTCGTCGATCAATTCTCGAAAATCTACACCCCGGTGGTGTTCGTTCTAGCCTTGGCTGTGGCGATCATCCCGCCGTTGTTCATGGGCGCCGTGTGGTTCGACTGGATCTATCGCGCACTGGTGTTGCTCGTCGTCGCCTGCCCATGTGCCTTGGTGATTTCCACCCCGGTGACCATCGTCAGCGGCCTCGCGGCAGCGGCGCGCAAGGGCATTCTGGTCAAGGGCGGCGTGTACCTGGAGGGCGGTTTCAAGCTCGACTATCTGGCGCTGGATAAAACCGGGACCATTACCCACGGCAAACCGGTGCAGACCGATTACCTGTCCCTCGACCCGACCGCCGACGCCACAGCCCCGGCAATTGCTGCCGCACTGGCCGGTCGCTCCGACCACCCGGTGTCGCTGGCCATCGCCAATGCTGCTGTGGATAAAAACTTCACTGCGCTGAGTGTGGATAACTTCGAAGCGCTGGGCGGGCGTGGCGTCAAAGGTGAAATCGACGGCCAGACCTATCACTTGGGCAACCATCGTCTGGTTGAAGAACTGGGCCTGTGCTCGCCGGCACTGGAAGAAAAGCTCTTTGCGCTGGAGAAACAGGGCAAATCCGTGGTGCTGCTGCTCGACAAGTCCGGCCCGTTGGCGCTGTTTGCCGTGGCCGACACCGTCAAGGAGACCAGTCGCGAAGCGATCCGTCAGCTCCACGAACTCGGGGTGAAAACCCTGATGCTCACCGGCGACAACGTCCACACCGCACAGGCGATTGCCGCGCAGGTTGGCATCGATCAAGCCAAGGGCGACTTGCTGCCAACTGACAAACTGCAAGCCATCGAGGAGCTTTACGGTAAAGGTCATCGCGTGGGCATGGTCGGCGACGGCATCAACGACGCCCCGGCACTGGCCCGCGCCGAGATCGGTTTTGCCATGGCCGCCGCCGGCACCGATACCGCGATTGAAACCGCCGATGTCGCCCTGATGGACGACGATCTGCGCAAGATCCCGGCTTTCATCAGCCTGTCGCGCGACACCGCGAGCATCCTGAAACAAAACATCGCGTTGGCGCTGGTGATCAAAGCGATCTTCCTTGGGGTAACCTTTGCCGGACTCGCCACCATGTGGATGGCGGTGTTCGCCGACATGGGCGTGAGCCTGCTGGTGGTGTTCAACGGTTTGCGCCTGCTGCGCAAATAGAAGAGAGGGACGGTTGTGCTGAGTGCCGAGCTGAAAGCGTTTTACATGGTCGCCCGTCTGGGCAGCATCACGCTGGCGGCGAAAAAACTCGGCCTCAGTCAACCGACCGTGACCACGCAGATCCGCAATCTGGAAAGCCAGTATTCGGTGGAGCTGTTCTACCGCGGCGGCCGCCGCCTCAGCGTCAGCGACGAAGGCGCGCGGTTACTGCCGATGGTCAAGGCGCTGCTGCAGCAGGAGGCCGATATCGAGTTCTTCCTGCGCAACAGCG from Pseudomonas baetica includes the following:
- a CDS encoding heavy metal translocating P-type ATPase — translated: MSDSQHSHKPGDGHDHGHSHKLQPVHKHDHGGDSCCASKAAAPALVQLSEAKSADARLSSFRIEAMDCPTEQTLIQNKLGKLAGVEQLEFNLINRVLGVTHTLPGTEPITEAIKSLGMHAEPLETGVETPTAAPVKKHWWPLALSGVGALAAEVIHFTNAAPTWVVAIIALVSILSGGLSTYKKGWIALKNRNLNINALMSIAVTGAILIGQWPEAAMVMFLFTVAELIEARSLDRARNAIGGLMQMTPEQATVQQADGTWLEQEVKSVELGARVRVKPGERIALDGEVVSGSSTIDQAPITGESLPIEKTVGDKVFAGTINQAGSLEYTVTAAANNSTLARIIHAVEQAQGARAPTQRFVDQFSKIYTPVVFVLALAVAIIPPLFMGAVWFDWIYRALVLLVVACPCALVISTPVTIVSGLAAAARKGILVKGGVYLEGGFKLDYLALDKTGTITHGKPVQTDYLSLDPTADATAPAIAAALAGRSDHPVSLAIANAAVDKNFTALSVDNFEALGGRGVKGEIDGQTYHLGNHRLVEELGLCSPALEEKLFALEKQGKSVVLLLDKSGPLALFAVADTVKETSREAIRQLHELGVKTLMLTGDNVHTAQAIAAQVGIDQAKGDLLPTDKLQAIEELYGKGHRVGMVGDGINDAPALARAEIGFAMAAAGTDTAIETADVALMDDDLRKIPAFISLSRDTASILKQNIALALVIKAIFLGVTFAGLATMWMAVFADMGVSLLVVFNGLRLLRK
- the lgt gene encoding prolipoprotein diacylglyceryl transferase, whose amino-acid sequence is MLPYPQIDPVALAIGPLKIHWYGLMYLVGIGGAWLLASRRLNRFDPTWSKEKLSDLIFWLSMGVIVGGRLGYVLFYDLSAYLANPTLIFEVWKGGMSFHGGFIGVMLAALWFGKRNGKSFFQLMDFVAPMVPIGLGAGRIGNFINAELWGKATDVPWAMVFPPFSDPAQLPRHPSQLYQFALEGVALFLILWIFSRKPRPTMAVSGMFALFYGIFRFIVEFVRVPDAQLGYLAWNWLTMGQVLCVPMIVGGLFLIWLAYRRAPAAPLAPTA
- a CDS encoding thymidylate synthase, coding for MKQYLELVSHVIQNGTKQANRTGINTISFPGAMLRFDLQEGFPAITTRKMAFKSAIGEMCGFLRGVNNAAQFRELGCKVWDQNANENAQWLANPFRQGDDDLGEIYGVQWRKWPAYKQIPLSNTAAIEQTLSNGYKQIAQGEEDGQAYVVLYKAIDQVRQCVDTIIKDPGSRRILFHGWNCAQLDEMALPPCHLLYQFHPNVETKEISLTLYIRSNDLGLGTPFNLTEGAALLSLIGRLTGYTPRWFTYFIGDAHVYENHLDMLNEQLKREPFAMPKLKISDRVPEFAKTGVYQPEWLELVEPSDFSLEGYEHHAPMTAPMAV
- a CDS encoding NRDE family protein; the protein is MCLIVFAWRPGHAQPLIVAANRDEFYARPSLPLAQWPEAPHVHAGRDLEAGGTWLGIGANGRLAALTNIRDPHQPPARKSRGELVARFLTGDLSIDDYLSDVVGRSPEYAGFNLLLGNSHELWHFNARMSEAVMLEPGVYGLSNAGLDTPWPKLLKAKAALSAVLEDPTPARLLDILSDAQTAPFAELPDTGVGLATESLLSSVFIASQSYGTRASTALIVQADGTRRMVERSFGPYGGHLGEVEILV
- the cadR gene encoding Cd(II)/Pb(II)-responsive transcriptional regulator produces the protein MKIGELAKLTDCAVETIRYYERENLLPEPARSDGNYRVYTQAHAERLTFIRNCRTLDMTLEEIRSLLAMRDSPQDQCESVNTLIDEHIQHVKARIDGLLALQTQLLDLRQRCGEGPGADQCGILQRLEVSGGVVATEVEHSHVGRSHGH
- a CDS encoding sulfite exporter TauE/SafE family protein, with amino-acid sequence MEFLLYLALGACAGVLAGLFGVGGGIIIVPVLVFSFTLQGFDQSILTHLAVGTSLATIIFTSVNAVREHHRRGAVRWPIFMWMTVGILLGAGFGALTAEAISGPNLQKIIGVFALVIAVQLALDVKPKASRTVPGKLGLTVAGSVIGWASAIFGIGGGSLTVPFLTWRSVPMQQAVATSSACGLPIALASASSFMILGWHDPLLPAHSLGFVYLPALLGIALTSMVFARLGARLAHRLSPRLLKRLFAALLFCVGLSFLL